In Sphingomonas sp. KC8, the sequence CGCGCGCAGCGATCCCGTGCCTGAATCATTGAGGTTCACGACCTGGATGATGCGGCCGCCACGACCGCCGATCGCATTGGCGCCATAGCCGGCAGCCCCCGGAAATGCCTGATTGTTCAGCGCGGCGAGTGTTGCCGAAGGAGCCGGTGCACAGGCACTGGCGCAGATGGCGGCAATCATGGACCATATGGTACGGCAGACAGAATTGCGGCGGGTGCATTCCACCGGCAGCGGCATGACGGCTTCCCTCCGATGTGACGGGCGACCCTAACGCCAGGGCCATCGCCGGGCGAGAGATCAGCAGAGGGATACACCCTCTTTCGAGCATGTTCACTACCCATTCGGGGGATCAGGGGCGGCGTTTGTCCGTGGCATCCGAACGCGGCTTCCGTAGAGGCGTCATGCCGAAACCCGCGTTTCGGCCGGCGAAGGATCCAGCGTCAGCCACCCCGAAAGATTCCTGTCGAGCAGGCGGGAAGCCTGTTCGATATCATCATGATAATAATCGCATAAACGCCGCCGCAAATCATTGTTCATGGGGGGGTAGGCGACCGGTTTCGCGAGTCGCGCGTGCATCCATTGGAACCAGCTCTGATTTCGTAATGGCTGGACCAGCGATTTGGCCGGGCGCAGCATCCGGCGCATCGGCAGCGGCAGCATTGGTGTTTCGCTGCCGTTTCGCCGGCTGCGCAATTCCGTACGCGCGATATGGACGGGGACGCCGATATGCCGGCACACGTCTGCGATCGTCACGGCGGGCATGGTGCTGACATCCTCGTACAGGATGATCTTGATCTGCTGGGTCGGGAAATGATCGCGATAGGCCCGCAAGTGGCGGCCATAAAGCC encodes:
- a CDS encoding sulfotransferase family protein, whose product is MYQRPARFPEFIIIGAVKAATTWLAHQLRQHPAIFMPGPEPHYFSTEYDRGHDWYRGQFRDAASHEVIGEKSADYFAHPLAPQRIAALLPKIPLIVQLRNPIERAYSDYCMLFRRGLVGDDPAEYLAQPHSAQPRFLMDGLYGRHLRAYRDHFPTQQIKIILYEDVSTMPAVTIADVCRHIGVPVHIARTELRSRRNGSETPMLPLPMRRMLRPAKSLVQPLRNQSWFQWMHARLAKPVAYPPMNNDLRRRLCDYYHDDIEQASRLLDRNLSGWLTLDPSPAETRVSA